CTCTACGTGCAGCTTCGCAGCGAGCTGTCGTACATCGACCCGGAGATCCTGCAGATCGACGCGGCCACGCTGCGTTCCTGGGTGGACGGGACGCCGGGGCTTGAGACCTACCGGCGCTCCATCGAACAGCTCTTGCGGGAGAAGCCCCACGTGCTCTCCCCGGCCGAGGAGCAGCTCCTCGCCATGGCCGGCGAGCTGGCGCAGGCTCCGGAAGACATCTACGGCATGCTCAATGACGCCGACCTCACCTTCCCGACCGTGAAGGACGAAAAGGGCGAGCCGGTCCAGCTCACGCACGCGCGCTTCATACGGCTGATGGAAAACCCGAACCGCGCCGTGCGCGAGGAGACGTTTCGCGCGTTCTACGGCACGTACGCCACCGTCCGCAACACCATGGCCGCCACGCTCGCGGCCAACATCAAAAAGGACGTCTTCTACGCCCGCGTGCGGCGCTTCTCGTCTTCCCTTGAGGCCGCGCTGTTTCCGGACAACATTCCCGTGGCGGTCTACGACAACCTGATCGCCACGATCCGCCGTCACCTCCCGCTCCTCCACCGGTACATGCGCCTGCGCAAGCGGGTGCTGGGCGTGGATGAGCTGCACATGTACGACGTGTACGTGCCGCTCGTCGCCGACCTCGACCGCGAGGTCACCTACGAGGAGGCCAAAGCGGAGGTCCTTGAGGCCTGCCGGCCGCTGGGCGAGGAGTACACGAGGGAACTCGCGCGCGGCTTCGAGCAGCGGTGGGTCGACGTCTACGAGCGGCCCGGCAAGCGCGCCGGGGCGTACATGAGCGGCGTGTACGGGGTTCACCCGTTCGTGCTGACGAACTGGCAGGACAACCTCGACAGCATGTTCACGCTGGCCCACGAGATGGGCCACGCCATGCACTCGTTCTTCTCGCAGCGCGCGCAGGCGTTCGTGAACTCGCACTACTCGACGTTCGTCGCGGAGGTGGCCTCGACGGCCAACGAGGCGCTGCTCCTGCATCACCTGTTGCGGAAAGCCGGGAGCAAGAGGGAGCGGCTGTACCTCTTGAACCATCACCTCGAAGGGTTCCGCACCACGGTGTTCCGCCAGGCGATGTTCGCGGAGTTCGAGCGGAAGATCCATGAGACGGTGGAGCAGGGCGAGGCGCTCACGGCCGACCGCCTCGACGCCATGTACGGCGAGCTCAACGCCGCGTATTACGGGCCCGACGTGGTCACCGACGAGGAGATCCGGCGGGAGTGGATGCGGATTCCGCACTTCTACTACAACTTTTACGTGTACCAGTACGCGACCGGCTTCTGCGCGGCCACGGCGCTGGCGAAGGGCATCCTGGAAGGCGGCGCCGAGGAACGGGATCGCTACCTGCGCTTCCTGTCCCTCGGCGGCTCCATGGATCCCATCGATCAGCTGCGGGTGGCCGGCGTGGACATGACCTCGCCGAAGCCCGTCGAAGAGGCGCTGGCGGTCTTCGGCGAGGCCCTCGCCGAGATGGAGTCGCTGTCGGGCGTCTAGCCCCTGTCGCTGATCTCGCGGACGAGGCTGCGCACCTGGTCGAAGTCGATCATGGCGTACTGGATCTCCAGCACGTTCCGCGCCATGGTCAGGCAGTGGGCCTGCACCTCGGGGTCGTTGGCGTAGCGCTCCAACACGTAGCGGCCCCACGCGGTGTGCTTGCGCTCGTCCGCGAGCTGCTGCTTGAGGACCTCGCGCCAGTCCTCGTCCGTGACGTAGCTGAGGAGCGCTTCCATGTTGGCCTCGGAGATGACTTCCGCGCCGAGGTTGACGGCCGCGTAGTTCACGGCGAGCGGGTAGTCGGCGACGGCGTGGGAGTTCAACGTCGTGAACGCGGTGAGCATGGCGCTCGGCATGAAGCGCCGCTCAAGCTCTTCCTCGCTCTCCACCCAGCCGCGGCCGATGAGCAGGTCGGCGTACTGCTTGCGGTGATGGCGCTCCTCCGCCGCCTGCTTTTCGATGAGGCGGACGACGTCGTCGTATTCGCCGGTCTCGGCCGCCTGCCTGCGGATGCTCTCCACGATGCGCGCGTAACCGCCGCGACCGCGGAACTCGATGAACCACTGCTGCATCCAGAGCTTGCGTTTGCGGTCGTCGCTCATCTTGGGCGCGGCCTTGGCCACCTCGCGACGGATCTCGATCACCCGGTCGCGGTACGGCTGGATCTTCTCCTCGAAGTATTCGAGGAACTCTCGCCCTTGCAGGCGCAGCGAGCGAAGCTCCTCCAGCTGGCGTTCGGGGTCGACGGGTTCGATGGACTTGCTCGACATGATGGGCCTCCTCGACCGGCCGAGCCAGCGGGGCGCCGGGTCGACGCAACCGACTGGTCGGTCGGGTCTTGCTGACGGCATTGTATCATGATCCGGCCGTCCCAGAATGTGGAATGCCGGCGTATGGGCGACGCCGGGGGTCCGTATACTATCCTGACGCCGCGATGCCTGGGGGTGAATGGCATGGAGACGATCGCCATCGGCGCGTCGGAGGGGCTCGAGGAGATCCGCGCCCGCCTGGCGCAGGAATTCTCCGGCGCGGCCGCCCGCTACGGCGTGACCGTCGCCGTCGACGTCGTCGACCGCGGGCGTTGGCGCTTTCTGGGCTGCCGCTTCGACGTCCGCCGCGACGACCCGCGCGCCACGGAGGCGGTGGCCGCCGTGCGCCAGGGCGTCGCCGGCGCGCTGGCTGACGTCATCTGCCGCGAATGGGAGCCCCGGTTGCTGCGGCGCTTGATCCGGTCGCACTACGACGACTTCTCGCCCGACGAACAGGAGCGCATCCTCGGATACGCCCAGGTCCACCTGCGCGAAGAGGCCGCGGGCGCCGGGCGCGCCGGCATGCCGCGCAAGACCAAGGTGCTGGCCCGCCTCCAGGAGTACCTCGAACGGCACAACAACGTCATCGTGGACGGGTTTGTCACGTTTCGCCTGAAGGACTACCTCGAAGAGCTGGAGGACGCGGTCGACCGCGCCGTGGACGACTACATCCTCGAACGGGAGTACGAGGAGTTCGTCCGCCTTCTGCGGCACTTCGTGGAGGCGCAGGAACCGCGCGTGGACACGGTCCACGTCGTGCCGCGGGACCGCGGCGCCTTCGGCCTCCTGGACGAGGCCGGCGCCAGCGTGCGCGAGGCGTTGCCTCCGGAACTCGCCCCCACGGAGACGGGAGACGTCGAATACGAGGACGTGCTGATCAGCGCCCTGATCACCATGGCGCCGCGCCGCATCGTCCTGCACGGCGAGGTCGGCGAAGGCGACGGCCAGCACGCCGTGGAGACCATTGAGCGGGTGTTCGAGACGCGGGTGGGGCGCTGCGCCGGTTGCGAGCGCTGCGCGGCGGCTGCGCGGGACGCGTCCGGGCCGCCGCTCGGAGAGGGTCGTCGTTGACCTTCGTGTGGATGGCGGCCGTCGGCGGCCTGATCGGCTGGTTCACGAACTGGCTCGCGGTGCGCATGCTGTTTCGCCCTCGCCATCCGATCCGCCTTGGACCCTGGCGCATCCAGGGCGTCATCCCCGCCCGGCGCGAGGCGCTGGCCCGCGCCATGGGACAAGCCGTGGCCGAACGGCTGCTCTCGGCCGACGATCTTCTCCAAGAGCTGTCGAACGTGGGCCTGAGGGAGCAGGTGGCGGCGCAGGTCGCCGAGTCGGCCGCGACGCGCCTCGCGGAGCGGCTGGGGTGGTTGCCGTCGCCGGTCGCGAATCTCGCCGGGAACTGGCTCGCGGGGGTCGTCCGGCGAGAGGTGCGCGCGTTCTTCGCTGAGTCGCTTGATCAGCTGCTGCACCACGTCCGCAGCGGGTGGGACATCGCCGCCATGGTCGAAGAGCGGGTGGAGTCGTTCTCGGCCGACGAGCTGGAGCGGCTGTTCCTCGACCTCATGCGCCGCGAGCTCCGCTTCGTCGAGTGGGTCGGGGGAGCCATCGGCGCGCTCGTCGGCCTCGGCGAGGCGGCCGTGACCACCTTGCTGCGCTGACGCGGACAACGCAGGATGGCCGAACGCGGCGTCGAAAGGCTCCTTGTTGGGAGGATGCCCATGACGTCGCAACCGCCGCTGTCCACGCTGGTCACCAGCCTGCCCCGTTCGGGCATTCGCGCCATCGCCGCGTTCGCAGGCAACCGTCCCGGCCTCGTTCACCTGGAGTACGGCGAGCCCAGCATGCTCACGCCTGAGCCGATCCGCAAGGCCGCGGCGCAAGCCGTGCTTGAGGAGCGCATGGTCTACACGCCGACGGCCGGGCCCATGCGCCTGCGTGAACTGATCAGCGAGAAGTTGAAGCGCGTCAACGGATACGACGCCGCTCCCGAGCAGGTGTTCGTCACGCCGGGCGGCGTCGGCGCCCTGTTCCTGGCGCTCGCGGCCGTGCTCAACCCGGGCGATGCGGTCCTCTTGCCGGATCCCGGCTGGCCCAACGCCGCCGGGCAGGCCCGCATCCTGCAGGCGGAGCCGGTCTTCTACCCGCTGGACCCGAAGAACGGCTTCCTGCCGGACCCGGACGGCTGGCGGATCCCCCCGCACTGCAAGGCCGTGGTCATCAACAGCCCGGCCAACCCCACGGGCGCCGTCTTCCCGCGGGACCTGGTGGAGCGGATTGCGCGCGTCGCGGAGCGTCACGGGCTGTGGGTGATCTCGGACGAGGTCTACGACCAGATCTACTTCGACCGCGCGCCGACGTCCATTTTCCAAGTCCAGCCGGAGCGCGCCATGGCGGTGTACAGCTTCTCGAAGACGTACGCCATGACGGGCTGGCGGCTCGGCTACCTCGTGGCCCCGGCGCAGGTCGTGGAGCCGCTGCAGCGGGTGGCGGAAGCCATCTTCAGTTCGTCGTCCATGGTCGCGCAGCGGGCGGCGGAAGCCGCGCTGACCTCCGCGGGCGAATACGTCCCGGAGATGGTGGCGGCATACCGCCGCCGGCGCGACCTGGCGGTCTCGCTGGTCCGGGAGTGGGGGCTGTACCGGTACACGCCCGAGGGCGCCTTCTACCTCATGGTCGACGTGTCTGCGGCGGGGCCGGCGGAAGAGGTGGCGCGGCGGCTCGTCACCGAGAAGGGCGTCGTCGCCGTGCCGGGCACGGCCTTTGGCCGCCAGGCGCAGCACGAATTGCGGATCTCCCTCGCCGCGTCGGAGGAGGACATCCGGCGGGGACTCGAGGCGATTCGCGACCTGGTCCAGGGTTGACGCGGACGCCGGCGCCTTTCCCGTGCGCACATCGGGGGGCGCCGGCAGGATCTTTCACGGTGCCGATCGTATATGACTTCACATATGAGTGAACCGTTCGATTTGACCAACCCAACGGATGAGGGCGCACGCAACGCCGTTGTGCCCAGCAAGCAGGAACTGGCGTACACCATCCTTCGCCAGCGGATTCTCGACGGAACCTACGGGCCTGGATACCGGCTGGTCATCGACGCACTGGCCAAGGAGTTCGGCACAAGCCCCATTCCGGTGCGGGAGGCCGTGCGTCGGCTGGAAGCGGAAGGCCTCGTGGAGTACCAGCCGTTCAGCGGGGCCCGGGTGGCCGTCCCCGACGAGGCGGCCTTCCACGATGCGTTCAGCACCCTCGCCGTGCTCGAAGGATACGCCACGGCGTTGGCGGTCGGACGCGTCACGCCGGACGACCTGGCCCACCTGCGCCGCATGAACGCGGAGATGCGCGCGGCCATCGCGGAGCTGGACGTCATGGCGTACAGCCGCTTGAACCGCGCGTTTCACGCGCACCTGCGGGAACGCTGCCCCAACGCGTTCCTGCGCGACGCCATCGATAACGTGATGCGCCAGCTGGACGCCATGCGCCGCACGGTGTTCGCGTTCGTGCCCAACCGGTCGCGGGAGTCGCTGGAGGAGCACGAGGAGCTCCTGCGCCTCCTGGAAACCGGCGCCGCGCCGGACGCGGTCGAGGCGTTCGCCCGGGAGCACAAGCTGCGTACCCTGCGGGCGTTCGAGGCCTGGGAGAGGGAGACGAGGACCCGCGAAAGGGGTTGAGCGAGTGGACCGCGCCGAGGCGCAGCGCAGGCTGAGGGGCTCCATCGTGCCCATGGTGACGCCCTTCACGCCGGACGACGAGATCGACGCCGCCGCCTTCCGCCGCCTGGTGGAATGGCAGCTGGCCAACGGCACCCACGGGATCTCCGTCACGGGCACGACGGGTGAACCCAGCGCGCTCTCGCTGGACGAGCGGGAATTCATGATCGAGCTCGCCGTGGAGGCCACGGCGGGCCGGGCGCCGGTTGTGGCCGGAACGGGGACGAACAACCTGCGGGAGACGATCCGGCTCACGAAACGCGCGGAGGCACTGGGCGCGGACGCGGCCCTCGTCATCGTCCCGTACTACAACCGGCCGTCGCAGCGCGGTCTTTACGAGCACTTCAAGGCCGTCTGCGAGAGCGTCGCGCTGCCGGTGATCATCTACAACATCCCGGGGCGCACGGCCGTCAACCTGGA
The window above is part of the Clostridia bacterium genome. Proteins encoded here:
- the pepF gene encoding oligoendopeptidase F, with the translated sequence MREATVLMSRNVAHEIPESHTWRLEDIFESDAAWEEAFVALKGEIPRAARYKGRLAEGPGTLLECLRTRDELHERALRILAYASLGRDLDTRDPHHQAMYDRAVGLYVQLRSELSYIDPEILQIDAATLRSWVDGTPGLETYRRSIEQLLREKPHVLSPAEEQLLAMAGELAQAPEDIYGMLNDADLTFPTVKDEKGEPVQLTHARFIRLMENPNRAVREETFRAFYGTYATVRNTMAATLAANIKKDVFYARVRRFSSSLEAALFPDNIPVAVYDNLIATIRRHLPLLHRYMRLRKRVLGVDELHMYDVYVPLVADLDREVTYEEAKAEVLEACRPLGEEYTRELARGFEQRWVDVYERPGKRAGAYMSGVYGVHPFVLTNWQDNLDSMFTLAHEMGHAMHSFFSQRAQAFVNSHYSTFVAEVASTANEALLLHHLLRKAGSKRERLYLLNHHLEGFRTTVFRQAMFAEFERKIHETVEQGEALTADRLDAMYGELNAAYYGPDVVTDEEIRREWMRIPHFYYNFYVYQYATGFCAATALAKGILEGGAEERDRYLRFLSLGGSMDPIDQLRVAGVDMTSPKPVEEALAVFGEALAEMESLSGV
- a CDS encoding putative sporulation protein YtxC, with product METIAIGASEGLEEIRARLAQEFSGAAARYGVTVAVDVVDRGRWRFLGCRFDVRRDDPRATEAVAAVRQGVAGALADVICREWEPRLLRRLIRSHYDDFSPDEQERILGYAQVHLREEAAGAGRAGMPRKTKVLARLQEYLERHNNVIVDGFVTFRLKDYLEELEDAVDRAVDDYILEREYEEFVRLLRHFVEAQEPRVDTVHVVPRDRGAFGLLDEAGASVREALPPELAPTETGDVEYEDVLISALITMAPRRIVLHGEVGEGDGQHAVETIERVFETRVGRCAGCERCAAAARDASGPPLGEGRR
- a CDS encoding DUF445 family protein, whose amino-acid sequence is MTFVWMAAVGGLIGWFTNWLAVRMLFRPRHPIRLGPWRIQGVIPARREALARAMGQAVAERLLSADDLLQELSNVGLREQVAAQVAESAATRLAERLGWLPSPVANLAGNWLAGVVRREVRAFFAESLDQLLHHVRSGWDIAAMVEERVESFSADELERLFLDLMRRELRFVEWVGGAIGALVGLGEAAVTTLLR
- a CDS encoding aminotransferase class I/II-fold pyridoxal phosphate-dependent enzyme, whose product is MTSQPPLSTLVTSLPRSGIRAIAAFAGNRPGLVHLEYGEPSMLTPEPIRKAAAQAVLEERMVYTPTAGPMRLRELISEKLKRVNGYDAAPEQVFVTPGGVGALFLALAAVLNPGDAVLLPDPGWPNAAGQARILQAEPVFYPLDPKNGFLPDPDGWRIPPHCKAVVINSPANPTGAVFPRDLVERIARVAERHGLWVISDEVYDQIYFDRAPTSIFQVQPERAMAVYSFSKTYAMTGWRLGYLVAPAQVVEPLQRVAEAIFSSSSMVAQRAAEAALTSAGEYVPEMVAAYRRRRDLAVSLVREWGLYRYTPEGAFYLMVDVSAAGPAEEVARRLVTEKGVVAVPGTAFGRQAQHELRISLAASEEDIRRGLEAIRDLVQG
- a CDS encoding GntR family transcriptional regulator, with protein sequence MSEPFDLTNPTDEGARNAVVPSKQELAYTILRQRILDGTYGPGYRLVIDALAKEFGTSPIPVREAVRRLEAEGLVEYQPFSGARVAVPDEAAFHDAFSTLAVLEGYATALAVGRVTPDDLAHLRRMNAEMRAAIAELDVMAYSRLNRAFHAHLRERCPNAFLRDAIDNVMRQLDAMRRTVFAFVPNRSRESLEEHEELLRLLETGAAPDAVEAFAREHKLRTLRAFEAWERETRTRERG